A region of the Candidatus Desulfatibia profunda genome:
TCATAATCAGGAAGACCGAAACGGCTGTCTCCTCCGGCAAGGAAACGCTGGCCGGCAAGCATCATGGCCCCGTCGATTGAACTCGCAAGTTGTTGGTACTTTTGATTGAACCGCTCCATCGAAAGCATATACGCATCTTCCCGAAACCCAGGATCAACCAAATGAGCATATAGCAGTTGAAACAGTAAAAGTATTTCTTCGGAGACCGTCTTCCCATTGAAATAAAAGCGGTCTTCTCCAATGCCGAAATCTACGGTCGTACTTTTTCCAGCCAAAGCACGATCTATTTCTTCCTTTTCGAGTGTGCCGAGCCCGCTTTCATTGATTACCATTGTACTTAACTCGGCCAGGCCGGCTTTATCAGACGGCTCGGCCGACAGACCGGAACCAAACGTCAGCTTGACTAAAACTTCATCAGCTTTAAAATCCGTCTTTTTAAGGTTCAGGCGAATACCGTTTTCAAAATCTATTTGGACAATTCCAAGGTCGGAAATTGTTGATCGACGGATAATCCGGCCTTCTTTGGCAGGTTCCGCAAGATAAGGAAACATTACTGATTTAGATTCAACCGGACTTGATACCATGACCCGAGTGTTTCTGTCGTAGGCCGAGATTATTTGATGTTCAGAGTCTGCATCCTTGCCGGTCAGATCCGTGTTGCCGCTTACGAGAACAAGTCTATGATCCGGCAGCCATGTCTGTTTGAAAGCATCGTGAACCTTTTCTATTGTCAGGGACTTGATCAGCGGTGCAAACCGGTCTCTTTCCTGCACGGGAGACATGAAAACTTTGTCGTCATTCAGGGACCATATTATTTTCTGTGCCAGATCGCGGCTGTTGCGCGTTGAAGCTTTATTAATCGCCTCGTCAAAATCTGCAACAAAATCTTTTTTCACCCTCTCGAGTTCTGAGGTTGTAAATCCGTATTCAAATGCCTGGCGTAAAGTTTGCTCGATAAGCCCGAGCGATTTTTCCCAATTTTCCGGGTTGCTCTCGGCTGTTATATTGGCATATTTAATTTCATGTAAAAAATTTCCGGAACTGATTGAGGCCGAGGTAAAGGGAGTATCCGGTTTTCCGAGCAGGGCATCCAGCCGGTTCTGGACAATTCGGTCGGCAACATCTGCGATCAACTGACTGCTTTGCGAGGCAAAAGAATCGGGCTTCCTTGGAACCTTTGTCAGCACTTCAATACTGACTTCGGTATTGCCGGTTTCCGGTTCAAAATGATAGAATGATTTGATACCTTTATGATTTATGTTTCCCAGGTCAGGCTCAGGTTCAGGTGGTGCGCGGGGAGATAAAGATGAGAATTTTTCTTTTATAAGCGGCGCTGCCAGGCTGGCATCAAAATCTCCTACAACGACGAGTATCATTTTCTCCGGCTGGTACCAGGTATCATAGAAAGCTTTAAGTTGCGGCCGACCGGCTTTTTTCAGAACCTCTTCAACTCCGATTGGAAACCTTTTCGATATTCCGGCGTCGGGAAATTCAAACTTCATCTTGGCAACATAACTTCGATACGATGCTGAATCCCGGGTGCGCTTTTCAGCTAGCACAACGCGCCGTTCGCGGTCAATCTCTGACGGCAACAGGAGTGCACCCTCGGCATAGTCTTTCATGACAACGAGTCCTTGCTCCAGGCTTTTCCTGCTGCCTTCCGGCAGGAGGATGTCATAAACGGTTTGATTAAATCCGGTGTGAGCGTTGGCGTCGGGTCCGAACTGCATTCCGATGCTCTGGAAATATCTTACAATTTCTCCGGGTTTAAAATTCGTTGTGCCGTTAAAAAGCATGTGTTCTATAAAATGGGCCACCCCTTGTTGAGCATCAGACTCATTCATTGATCCTGCCTGGATGTTCAGGTGCATGCTGACCCTGTCTTTGGGTTCATGATTTACCATTAACACATACCTGAAACCATTTTTTAAATTTGCAAACACAACGGCAGGATCCGGCAAAAGATCGCTCTTTTCATGGGGCCATTCATTTAACGCATCGACATTATCGGAAGCGGCTCCGGC
Encoded here:
- a CDS encoding insulinase family protein, whose translation is MLKKRFSPSISRHCAWAVILFFLLLFPSIPLSIAGAASDNVDALNEWPHEKSDLLPDPAVVFANLKNGFRYVLMVNHEPKDRVSMHLNIQAGSMNESDAQQGVAHFIEHMLFNGTTNFKPGEIVRYFQSIGMQFGPDANAHTGFNQTVYDILLPEGSRKSLEQGLVVMKDYAEGALLLPSEIDRERRVVLAEKRTRDSASYRSYVAKMKFEFPDAGISKRFPIGVEEVLKKAGRPQLKAFYDTWYQPEKMILVVVGDFDASLAAPLIKEKFSSLSPRAPPEPEPDLGNINHKGIKSFYHFEPETGNTEVSIEVLTKVPRKPDSFASQSSQLIADVADRIVQNRLDALLGKPDTPFTSASISSGNFLHEIKYANITAESNPENWEKSLGLIEQTLRQAFEYGFTTSELERVKKDFVADFDEAINKASTRNSRDLAQKIIWSLNDDKVFMSPVQERDRFAPLIKSLTIEKVHDAFKQTWLPDHRLVLVSGNTDLTGKDADSEHQIISAYDRNTRVMVSSPVESKSVMFPYLAEPAKEGRIIRRSTISDLGIVQIDFENGIRLNLKKTDFKADEVLVKLTFGSGLSAEPSDKAGLAELSTMVINESGLGTLEKEEIDRALAGKSTTVDFGIGEDRFYFNGKTVSEEILLLFQLLYAHLVDPGFREDAYMLSMERFNQKYQQLASSIDGAMMLAGQRFLAGGDSRFGLPDYEGFKRLTIEHVRSWFETSLTTEDIEVSVVGDFEVEPIVKIASRYLGSLPQKQRTGVPEPSRLPKFPVNRFLQIPVKTEIPKGLVVVAYPTEDLWHINRTRRFSILADIVSDRLREKIREKLGAAYSTFAFNSPSRAYPGYGVFQVMVQVDPREADAVVSVVKKLISDFAENGATREEFKCAVAPTLTSIKDMRRKNEYWLNTVLTGSEQYPQQLEWCRTILPDYAAIKKEEVSEIAKRYLENRKAATIIVKPEIAD